A genome region from Chlorobaculum tepidum TLS includes the following:
- a CDS encoding class I SAM-dependent rRNA methyltransferase, with product MHSLYLKPKEHRRLVSGHLWVFSNELREVPRDIAAGETVQLFTHDGRLLGAGFFNPQSLIAFRLLTRGEEQPDRDFFRRKLLEALKLREKIYPESETNAWRLVHGESDGLPGLVIDRFDRAFVLQSFSAGIDQHLPLFCELLRELFDPKAIVVRNESPLRELEGLPLYRETVLGESSDMHQEIRDSGISYRVNILEGQKTGFFLDQRENRRHIRKYAAGADVLDVYTNDGGFALNAMHAGAKSTTMVDISQEALQRAEQNARTNGFGNFSIVAADAFETLGQLRHENHTFDLVILDPPSFTKSRKTVPTALKAYTKLNRLGLQLVRNEGYLATASCSHHVSEEDFLAAIHLGAMQAGKHLRLISRAAQPPDHPVLLAMPETSYLKFACFYVTNL from the coding sequence ATGCACTCACTCTACCTCAAACCAAAAGAACACCGGCGGCTGGTCAGCGGCCACCTGTGGGTTTTCAGCAACGAGCTTCGGGAGGTGCCGCGTGACATTGCCGCCGGAGAAACCGTTCAGCTCTTCACCCACGACGGACGTCTGCTCGGCGCGGGGTTCTTCAACCCCCAGTCGCTGATCGCCTTTCGCCTTCTGACGAGGGGCGAAGAGCAGCCTGACCGCGACTTTTTCCGACGCAAACTGCTCGAAGCGCTGAAGCTGCGCGAAAAAATCTACCCCGAAAGCGAAACCAACGCCTGGCGGCTCGTCCATGGCGAGTCGGATGGACTACCGGGGCTGGTGATCGATCGCTTCGACCGAGCCTTCGTGCTGCAATCATTTTCCGCCGGTATCGACCAGCACCTGCCGCTTTTCTGCGAACTGCTCCGGGAACTGTTCGATCCTAAAGCGATCGTGGTGAGAAACGAGTCGCCGCTCAGGGAGCTTGAGGGGCTGCCGCTCTACCGCGAAACCGTGCTCGGCGAAAGCAGCGACATGCATCAGGAGATCCGGGACAGCGGCATCAGCTACCGGGTCAACATCCTTGAAGGCCAGAAAACCGGTTTTTTCCTCGACCAGCGCGAAAACCGGCGGCACATCCGGAAATACGCCGCCGGCGCGGATGTACTTGACGTGTATACGAATGATGGAGGATTCGCGCTCAACGCCATGCATGCAGGTGCAAAATCAACCACCATGGTCGATATTTCCCAGGAGGCGTTACAACGCGCCGAGCAGAACGCCCGAACGAACGGGTTCGGAAACTTCTCGATCGTGGCTGCAGATGCATTTGAGACTCTTGGACAGCTCAGGCATGAAAACCACACTTTCGATCTGGTGATCCTTGATCCACCAAGCTTCACCAAAAGCCGCAAAACCGTGCCGACAGCCCTGAAAGCCTACACGAAGCTCAATCGTCTCGGTTTGCAGCTCGTCAGGAATGAGGGATATCTGGCGACAGCCTCCTGCTCGCACCATGTTTCCGAAGAGGATTTCCTCGCGGCCATTCACCTTGGAGCAATGCAGGCGGGCAAACATCTGCGACTTATCAGCCGCGCCGCACAACCGCCGGACCATCCGGTGCTGCTCGCGATGCCCGAAACGAGCTATCTCAAATTTGCCTGTTTCTATGTGACAAACCTGTAG
- a CDS encoding DUF4292 domain-containing protein, translated as MKWMGLTAFLVIAGCSQFKTVTREPGVLGDRVALTPEMTGLYEEVASNASTVRALDGYADLYLETPKRKAKAYCTVQIQKSRDARMIVTAGILGWPVADLLIRPDSLFVNDMLNNRMLVGRNNGENMGKIIGVNAGFGRMIETLFGIADVPEPAKNIESVRKGSGRVSFTVKSGNGTKELVVDPLTRELTGLVYFDQSGRKSVEFRFAAYQSQVDKNGAELRVPREIDMILYREDDPEGSRSLKVVYDERVINPPDFNITFKWPARAKTVNLDEVERLPWL; from the coding sequence ATGAAATGGATGGGCCTGACCGCCTTTCTGGTCATAGCCGGATGCTCGCAATTCAAGACCGTAACCAGAGAGCCTGGCGTGCTCGGTGACAGGGTGGCGTTGACACCGGAAATGACGGGGCTGTATGAGGAGGTGGCATCGAATGCCAGCACCGTCAGGGCGCTGGATGGATATGCAGATCTCTACCTGGAAACACCGAAGCGCAAAGCGAAGGCTTACTGTACGGTTCAGATACAGAAATCGAGGGATGCCCGCATGATCGTTACTGCCGGTATTCTCGGATGGCCGGTGGCCGATCTTCTGATTCGTCCCGACTCGCTCTTCGTGAATGACATGCTGAACAACCGGATGCTTGTGGGACGCAACAACGGCGAAAATATGGGCAAGATCATCGGGGTTAACGCCGGGTTTGGCAGGATGATCGAAACACTGTTCGGTATTGCCGATGTGCCTGAGCCGGCCAAAAACATCGAATCGGTCAGGAAGGGAAGCGGTCGGGTCAGCTTCACCGTGAAGTCCGGCAACGGCACGAAAGAGCTGGTGGTCGATCCGCTGACCAGAGAGCTTACCGGACTTGTCTATTTCGATCAGTCAGGTCGCAAAAGTGTCGAATTCCGGTTCGCCGCCTATCAGTCTCAGGTGGACAAGAACGGCGCGGAGTTGAGGGTGCCGAGAGAGATCGACATGATCCTCTATCGAGAAGATGATCCGGAAGGGTCACGCAGTCTGAAGGTGGTTTATGATGAACGGGTCATCAATCCGCCCGATTTTAACATCACATTTAAATGGCCAGCCAGGGCGAAGACGGTCAATCTCGACGAAGTGGAGCGGTTGCCGTGGCTTTAA
- the tatC gene encoding twin-arginine translocase subunit TatC: MSNENEPTIPPADGKGTGAETGNDQEPAFPTVPEKEEQEELKNENSLDFPEDDFKALEKAPGEIADSAPQVKTETAEPEGEAEPEDGMSFLDHLEELRWRLIWSLIAFVVAAIVTAFFSDFLVNQVLIRPLKESGPNIHLQNLVPYGQISLYLQVIVFAAFVLAFPFLVWQIWQFVEPGLHETEKAASRFIIFFISICFFSGIAFGYFVFLPISLKFFAGFGSELIANNIAIQDYISFFMGTLLTTGLVFELPFVSYVLSKIGLLTPAFMRFYRRHAVVALLIIAAIVTPSTDMVTQAVIAIPMIVLYEISIYISAAVQKKRNKKMMEEGVA; this comes from the coding sequence ATGAGCAACGAAAACGAACCAACCATACCGCCAGCGGACGGCAAAGGGACCGGCGCGGAAACCGGAAACGATCAAGAGCCAGCCTTTCCAACGGTACCCGAAAAAGAAGAACAGGAGGAGCTGAAAAACGAGAACAGTCTGGATTTTCCTGAAGACGATTTCAAGGCGCTGGAAAAAGCCCCTGGCGAAATAGCAGATTCAGCCCCCCAGGTTAAAACAGAAACGGCAGAGCCGGAAGGGGAGGCCGAACCGGAAGACGGCATGAGCTTCCTTGATCATCTCGAAGAGCTTCGCTGGAGGCTCATCTGGTCTCTTATCGCATTTGTTGTAGCGGCCATCGTTACCGCATTCTTTTCAGACTTTCTCGTCAACCAGGTACTCATCAGACCACTAAAAGAGAGTGGCCCGAACATTCATTTGCAGAACCTTGTGCCCTACGGCCAGATTTCGCTCTACCTGCAAGTGATTGTTTTTGCGGCATTTGTGCTCGCGTTCCCCTTTCTGGTCTGGCAGATATGGCAATTCGTCGAACCTGGCTTGCATGAAACCGAAAAAGCAGCCAGCCGTTTTATCATTTTCTTCATTTCGATCTGCTTCTTCTCGGGCATCGCTTTCGGTTACTTTGTCTTCCTGCCAATCTCACTGAAATTCTTTGCGGGATTCGGCTCCGAACTCATCGCCAACAACATCGCCATCCAGGACTACATCAGTTTCTTCATGGGCACCCTGCTGACAACCGGTCTGGTTTTCGAGCTGCCCTTCGTATCTTATGTGCTCTCGAAAATCGGTTTGCTAACCCCGGCCTTCATGCGCTTTTACCGTCGCCATGCGGTCGTAGCGCTGCTGATCATCGCCGCCATCGTCACGCCGTCAACCGATATGGTCACACAGGCAGTCATCGCCATTCCGATGATCGTGCTGTACGAAATCAGCATCTACATTTCAGCCGCTGTACAGAAAAAGCGCAACAAGAAGATGATGGAGGAGGGCGTTGCATGA
- a CDS encoding PASTA domain-containing protein, with amino-acid sequence MKKVLIFLLFLLIIAIVAVDSFLLPYYTESGSQTTVPNVTNMTYDAAKRELRRVGLNAMKSYNVRYLPDVPPDRVIDQVPEPGSIVKPGRSIILVLNRLDKPSYPVPDLVGRTEAEARTELERLGMVVAEVQTQVVSDADQDGRVLSQSIPPDVVLKSGSQVSFIVGKLEQEPTGMRLVIVPDVLGMSVDQARSVIVKDGLLLGKISYENSDLLVPGTVVSQKPSANAMVQFGRPVDITVVGNPN; translated from the coding sequence ATGAAAAAAGTACTGATATTTCTTCTGTTCCTTCTGATTATCGCCATTGTCGCCGTCGATAGCTTCCTGTTGCCGTACTATACCGAAAGCGGCTCGCAGACCACGGTTCCAAATGTCACGAACATGACCTATGACGCCGCCAAACGGGAATTGCGCAGGGTTGGTCTGAACGCGATGAAGAGTTATAATGTGCGCTATTTGCCCGATGTCCCGCCAGATCGGGTCATCGATCAGGTCCCTGAGCCCGGTTCGATAGTTAAGCCGGGACGCAGCATCATTCTGGTGCTTAACCGTCTGGACAAGCCCAGCTATCCCGTTCCGGATCTGGTTGGCCGTACCGAAGCGGAAGCGCGCACGGAACTCGAACGGCTTGGAATGGTCGTCGCCGAGGTGCAGACGCAGGTTGTTTCCGATGCCGATCAGGACGGCAGGGTGCTCAGCCAGTCCATACCGCCCGATGTGGTGCTCAAGTCTGGCAGCCAGGTGTCGTTCATTGTCGGCAAACTCGAGCAGGAGCCGACAGGTATGCGGCTTGTCATCGTGCCCGACGTGCTCGGCATGTCGGTCGATCAGGCAAGAAGTGTCATTGTCAAAGACGGTCTATTGTTGGGCAAGATCAGTTATGAAAACTCTGACCTTCTGGTACCCGGTACGGTTGTTTCCCAGAAGCCATCGGCAAACGCGATGGTTCAGTTTGGCCGGCCGGTTGATATTACCGTTGTCGGCAACCCCAATTAA
- a CDS encoding superoxide dismutase yields MAYQQPALPYADNALEPHISANTIGFHYGKHHAAYVKNYNGFVEGTPYDAMSLEEVIIQTASDASKTGIFNNGAQAWNHSFYWNCLTPNGGGEPTGEIATKITEDFGSVDKFKEELKNAAATQFGSGWAWLVLDGGKLKVTKTGNAQNPMTSGQTPLLCIDVWEHAYYLDYQNRRPDHVAAVIENLINWEFINANYAAAK; encoded by the coding sequence ATGGCATATCAGCAACCTGCACTCCCCTACGCCGATAACGCGCTCGAACCGCATATCTCTGCCAATACCATCGGCTTTCACTACGGCAAGCACCATGCGGCCTACGTCAAAAACTACAACGGTTTCGTCGAAGGCACGCCATATGACGCCATGAGTCTCGAAGAGGTGATCATCCAGACGGCAAGTGACGCCTCGAAGACTGGCATATTCAACAATGGCGCGCAGGCATGGAACCACAGCTTCTACTGGAACTGCCTCACTCCGAACGGCGGCGGCGAGCCAACCGGCGAAATCGCCACGAAAATCACCGAAGATTTCGGCAGCGTTGACAAGTTCAAAGAGGAGCTGAAAAACGCCGCTGCAACCCAGTTCGGTAGCGGCTGGGCCTGGCTGGTGCTCGATGGCGGCAAGCTCAAGGTAACCAAAACCGGCAACGCCCAGAACCCGATGACCTCCGGCCAGACCCCGCTGCTCTGCATCGACGTCTGGGAACACGCCTACTACCTCGATTACCAGAACCGCCGCCCCGACCACGTGGCCGCCGTGATCGAAAACCTGATCAACTGGGAGTTCATCAACGCTAATTACGCTGCGGCGAAATAA
- a CDS encoding polyprenyl synthetase family protein — translation MDINVVTFSVTEELKQFQERYKTVLHSSNSLVDKVTRYVLRQQGKQIRPTLVILAAKVCGGVHDVTYRGAIMVELLHSATLIHDDVVDGAEMRRGIPSINALWKNKISVLIGDYLLSKGLLYSLENKDYRSLHLVSEAVRRMSEGEILQIQKTRSLDITEEDYLSVIADKTGSLIATSCAIGAASSTDSEDEIASLKSYGEFLGLAFQIRDDLLDYTGDSKKTGKQLGIDIKDRKITLPLIYALRQSDKSEQNKIKSILKSSRKRSVRSGEVIDFVTRKGGLDYAAEVAEGFADKALESIAHFPESDAKRSLQLLVDFVMKRQH, via the coding sequence GTGGATATTAATGTGGTAACATTTTCTGTTACGGAAGAGCTGAAACAGTTCCAGGAGCGCTACAAAACGGTGCTTCATTCAAGCAACAGCCTGGTTGACAAGGTCACGCGCTATGTGCTCCGGCAGCAGGGCAAGCAGATCAGGCCGACGCTGGTGATTCTTGCGGCCAAGGTGTGCGGCGGCGTCCACGACGTCACCTATCGCGGCGCGATCATGGTGGAGCTGCTGCATTCGGCCACGCTGATCCACGACGATGTGGTGGACGGTGCCGAAATGCGCCGGGGGATTCCCTCGATCAACGCTCTGTGGAAAAACAAGATATCGGTGCTGATCGGTGACTATCTACTCTCCAAGGGTCTGCTCTACTCCCTCGAAAACAAGGATTACCGGTCGCTGCATTTGGTCTCGGAGGCGGTTCGCCGCATGAGCGAGGGGGAGATTCTCCAGATCCAGAAAACTCGCAGCCTTGACATCACCGAGGAGGATTATCTGAGTGTCATTGCCGACAAAACAGGCTCGCTCATCGCCACCTCGTGCGCCATCGGCGCGGCCAGCTCCACCGACTCCGAAGACGAGATCGCCAGCCTGAAGAGCTATGGCGAATTTCTCGGCCTGGCCTTCCAGATCAGGGATGACCTGCTGGACTACACCGGGGATTCCAAAAAAACCGGCAAGCAGCTCGGCATCGATATCAAGGATCGCAAGATTACTCTTCCGCTGATCTACGCTCTTCGTCAATCGGACAAATCGGAGCAGAACAAGATCAAGTCGATTCTGAAAAGCTCCCGGAAGCGTTCGGTCAGGAGCGGCGAAGTAATTGACTTTGTCACCCGGAAGGGGGGGCTTGATTATGCCGCCGAAGTTGCGGAAGGCTTTGCGGACAAGGCGCTCGAATCGATTGCCCATTTTCCCGAAAGTGACGCCAAGCGTTCACTCCAGCTTCTTGTCGATTTTGTCATGAAACGGCAGCATTGA
- the coaE gene encoding dephospho-CoA kinase (Dephospho-CoA kinase (CoaE) performs the final step in coenzyme A biosynthesis.), giving the protein MKARLPLLVGVTGGIGSGKSTVCAMLAEMGCELFEADRIAKELQVEDPEVIRGIEKLFGPDVYSRDASGKLLIDRKAIAAIVFSEPEKLAALNRLIHPKVREAFVNEVKRCAREGKRILCKEAAILFEAGADRDLDRIIVVAANDGLRLARAVARGLACEEARKRMQAQWPQEKLVERAHYVIFNDGTLDELRSQVEQVYQSLLTVVE; this is encoded by the coding sequence ATGAAGGCGCGCCTGCCATTGCTCGTCGGGGTGACCGGCGGCATCGGGAGCGGCAAGAGTACGGTTTGCGCCATGCTTGCCGAAATGGGATGCGAACTGTTCGAGGCCGACCGGATTGCCAAAGAACTGCAAGTTGAAGATCCCGAGGTAATCAGGGGGATTGAAAAACTTTTTGGCCCGGATGTTTACTCGCGCGATGCATCAGGCAAACTTCTCATCGACCGTAAAGCCATTGCTGCGATTGTCTTTTCCGAGCCGGAAAAGCTTGCCGCTCTCAACCGGCTCATCCATCCGAAGGTCAGGGAGGCCTTTGTCAACGAAGTGAAGCGTTGCGCACGCGAAGGCAAACGGATTCTCTGCAAGGAGGCGGCGATTCTGTTCGAGGCGGGCGCGGATCGCGATCTCGACCGTATCATCGTGGTGGCGGCAAACGACGGCCTGCGGCTCGCTCGCGCCGTCGCTCGAGGTCTCGCTTGCGAGGAGGCTCGCAAGCGGATGCAGGCGCAGTGGCCGCAGGAGAAGCTCGTCGAGCGGGCGCACTACGTAATTTTCAACGACGGCACCCTCGACGAGTTGCGGTCGCAGGTCGAGCAGGTATACCAGAGCCTTCTCACGGTGGTTGAGTAG
- a CDS encoding alpha/beta hydrolase, protein MICDDARPNVVFEAIESSLLKGNPLGDPATRHVPVYLPPSYNGTERFPVIYLLAGFASTGISFLNYGFGRQTLPEMIDSMIRRGEMPKTIVVMPDCMTRYGGSQYVDSTATGPYETYLTSELMPHIDRKFRTLAHARHRAVVGKSSGGFGALRLGMRHPELFAAVGCHSGDMDFDLCYRPNFPVAARILEKYDGSVAAFFTRWESLSKKPRGEFALLELMAMAACYSPDPSKPAPGNMRLPFEPRTCQLVPEIWEQWKSFDPVTMLEETKNQDALGSLRLLFLDCGSQDEYNLQFGHRRFSARATEIGIAHRYEEFPDTHTDTSYRYQVSLPLLARAISE, encoded by the coding sequence ATGATCTGCGACGATGCCCGCCCGAACGTCGTGTTCGAAGCCATCGAAAGTTCATTGCTGAAAGGCAATCCGCTCGGCGATCCGGCCACGCGCCACGTGCCGGTTTACCTGCCGCCATCCTACAACGGAACAGAACGCTTTCCGGTAATCTATCTGCTTGCGGGATTCGCCTCGACGGGCATAAGCTTTCTGAACTATGGTTTTGGCCGTCAGACCCTGCCGGAGATGATCGACTCGATGATCCGGCGCGGCGAGATGCCGAAAACCATTGTCGTCATGCCGGACTGCATGACCCGCTACGGCGGATCGCAGTATGTCGATTCAACGGCCACCGGGCCTTACGAGACCTATCTGACCAGCGAGCTGATGCCGCACATTGACCGCAAATTCCGCACGCTCGCTCACGCGAGGCATCGGGCAGTCGTCGGCAAATCGTCGGGAGGATTCGGTGCGCTCCGGCTCGGCATGAGGCATCCGGAGCTGTTTGCGGCGGTGGGTTGCCACAGCGGCGACATGGATTTCGACCTCTGCTACCGCCCGAATTTTCCCGTCGCGGCGCGGATTCTCGAAAAATATGACGGCAGCGTCGCGGCCTTTTTCACCCGCTGGGAGTCACTCAGCAAAAAGCCACGCGGTGAGTTCGCCCTGCTCGAGCTGATGGCGATGGCCGCCTGCTACTCCCCCGATCCGTCGAAGCCCGCGCCCGGCAACATGCGACTCCCCTTCGAGCCGCGCACCTGCCAGCTCGTGCCGGAAATCTGGGAGCAATGGAAAAGCTTCGATCCGGTGACGATGCTTGAAGAGACGAAAAATCAGGACGCGCTCGGCTCGCTCCGCTTGCTCTTCCTCGACTGCGGGTCGCAAGACGAATACAATCTGCAATTTGGCCACCGGCGCTTTTCGGCGAGGGCCACCGAAATCGGCATAGCTCACCGTTACGAAGAGTTCCCCGACACCCACACCGATACCTCCTACCGATACCAGGTCTCACTGCCACTGCTGGCCAGGGCGATTTCAGAGTAA